In Bacillus sp. NP247, one DNA window encodes the following:
- the rplR gene encoding 50S ribosomal protein L18 has translation MITKAAKNATRKKRHARVRAKLTGTAERPRLNVYRSNQHIYAQVIDDVNGVTLVSASTLDKDLALNGTSNTEAATKVGESVAKRAVEKGVKEVVFDRGGYLYHGRVKALAEAAREAGLQF, from the coding sequence ATGATCACTAAAGCTGCTAAAAATGCGACTCGTAAGAAAAGACATGCACGTGTACGTGCTAAACTTACTGGTACTGCAGAACGTCCACGTTTAAACGTGTACCGTTCTAACCAACATATTTACGCTCAAGTTATTGATGATGTAAATGGTGTAACATTAGTAAGTGCATCTACTCTTGATAAAGACCTTGCTCTTAACGGTACTAGCAATACTGAAGCTGCTACGAAAGTTGGAGAATCAGTTGCTAAGCGTGCTGTAGAGAAAGGCGTTAAAGAAGTAGTATTTGATCGCGGTGGTTACTTATACCATGGCCGTGTTAAAGCTCTAGCTGAAGCTGCTCGTGAGGCTGGATTACAATTTTAA